AAGACCGGAGAATCCATCCTCTTGTCTAAAATACTCACCTGGTCCCCTATAATTGTGCTTGTTACAAGGCATTCAGGCATTCTGTACAAACCAAAAGTGTAGTTTTCTACAGGCATAATGGAATCTAAATACAGCTTCATAATTTCTTCATGAACAAGCCCTGCTTCATATAAGTACCTGTCCGCTACATAGCAGTATCTTTGATACAACTCAAATTTAACACATACCAGCTTATCTGAATTATATTTTTCCATATCGTCTTTAGGATTTAAAAGCGCAGAAATGCATTTGGTTTTTTCCAAACCAATTAAAACTTCCTTGTCATACCATTTTGAAAGCTTTAACCCGCACTCTACGGCATTTTCAATCTCCTCAACGGGCACATAATAGTATACTTCTACCATAGAGACACCTCCGTGACCCTTTCGTCATTATAACACCTCAATATAACATTTTTTATGCTTTTTATGCTTAATTTATATATTAATAAGATTTAAGGTCAGATCTTAAATCTTTAACTCTTATCCGGGTGAATTTTTCTATGGTAAAAATTCAAATTCTTTATAATGCCTTACTCCCTGCTTTTCCCTGTACTTATTTATCATTTCATCAATGTTTACTCCAAAAATCTCGTCTCCTTCATATATTTCCTTTAGGGGCACCAATACAAAAGCCCTTTCAAACATTAAAGGATGAGGTATTTTAAGATGCTCTAAATTCAGTTTTAAAAAATCAAAAAGCAGTATATCAATATCTATAGTTCTAGGTCCCCATTTAATTGTGCTTTTTCTGTTTAAAAATTTTTCTATATTTTGTAGCTCCTTAAGAAGAACTTCAGCATCTAATTTTGTGTAAATTGATACTGCCATGTTTAAAAAATCCTGCTGCTTAGAATATCCCCAAGGCTCAGTTTCATAAATATCTGATATCTTATGAAGCTCCACATTTTCTAAAGAGGAAATTTCCTTTACCGCCATCTTTAGATATTCTTCCCTGTCTCCCACGTTAGAACCAAGGGACAAAAAAACATTATGCTTCATTCCTTGACCTCTTTATCTTTACTCCCATCCATTTAAATTTCCCTTTAACAGGTGCCTGGGGTTTCCTAATAGATACTATTACTTCTTGTACTTCTTTATATGTCGACATTATTTCCTGGGAAATTACATGGGCAAATCTCTCTATAAGTCGGAATTTGTTGGTTTCATTAATTCTTTTTACAATATCATAGACTTTTGAATAATCCACTGTGTCCTCAAGGTTATCACTTTCCCCCGCCTTTTTCAAATCCAAAAACAGCTCTACATCTATTTTAAAGGTCTGCCCGTTTTCCCTTTCAATTGGCAGCACCCCATGATAACCATGAAGTTTAATGCTTTTTAAAATAATGCTGTCCAAAAAAATCACCCTTTCCATCAATATTAAATTTCTGCCAAATATCAAATATGCTAAACCTCAATATTAAATGTGCTAAAACTATATTAAATATACTAAAACCATAAAATGACATTAAGTCCTGACTATGGCATCTGTCATTCTTGCCACCCGGGTCATTTCTTTTACATCATGAACCCTGACTATGTCTGCACCATTTGCAATTCCCAATGCTACAGTGGCTGCCGTTCCTTCAAGCCTTTCGTTTACAGGAAGGTTTAGTACATTTCCAATAAGGGACTTTCTTGAAGTTCCAATTAATACTGGTACATTTAAGCAATCCAACTCTTTAAGCCTTCTCATCACCTCTAAATTGTGCTGAAGGGTTTTGCCAAATCCTATACCAGGATCCACAACTACTCTTTCTCTGTGTATTCCGGCATTTCCTGCTATCCTGATACTTTCTTTTAAAAATTTTATTATATCCCCCATTAAATCTGTATATTCTTCACTATGGCTATTATGCATTACAACAACCCCTGCACCTGTTTTAGAAACAACCTCAGCCATGTTTTTGTCCCTTTGCATACCCCAGACATCGTTTACAATACTCGCCCCGGCCATAATTGCCTTCTCTGCCACAGCCGCCTTTGATGTATCTACAGAAATAGGAACATTTATTTCTTTAGCTAATCTCTCAATAACAGGAACAACCCTGTTCATTTCAGAAAGAGGGTCAACAGGCTGGTATCCCGGCCTTGTGGACTCACCTCCCACGTCAATTATATCCGCTCCATTTTCTACCATTTCTATAGCTCTTTTTACGGCGCTGTCTATATCTGTATATTTTCCCCCGTCAGAAAAAGAGTCGGGAGTTACATTTAGTATTCCCATTATATATGTTCTTTCCCCGATTGGGAGTTTATACTTCCCGCATTGAAAATATTCCGGCTTTCCTTTAATTTGATTATTTATTGTATTAACCATAGGTTTTTCTCTCCTTCCAATATATTTATTATAATAAAAATAGTAAAATTATTAAAGTATTTTGGGGCATTTGCTTTCTGTGGTATAATTACATTATTACAATGAAGAACTGACAAAATTACAATTAAAAATTTACAAAGTGAAATTTTTAAACAAAATTTTTATATAACTATAATTTTATATAACTATAATTAGAAAAGTGGGATTACAAATGCCAAAAAAAGTAGGAATAATTGATTTAGGTTCAAACTCAGTGAGACTGGTGGTTTTTGAGGTTGGGAAAAACGGTGCCTTCAGGTTAATTGACGATATTAACGACCCTATAAGGCTTATGGAAAATATGGTATGTGATAAATACTTAAACGATTTGGCAATGCACAGGACATTAAAAACCATTAAGCTATATAAAAAACTTTGTGCTGCCCATGAAATCAGTGCCAACAGAATAATCGGCGTGGCTACTGCTGCTATGCGGAAGGCAGAAAACCGGGATCACCTTTTAAAGCTTCTCAGCAATTCCACAGGAATAAACTTTAAAATTCTATCAGGCAGGGAAGAATGTCTGTATGTGTATAAAGCCATTGCCAATTCCATGGACATAAATGCAGGTATAATTGTGGATATTGGCGGAGGAAGCACTGAAATAATAAAGTTTAAAGATAAACATATGAAAAACTATGTCTGCCTGCCCATTGGTTCTATTGTTGCTACAGAAAAGTTTTTGGACAAAAATACCATATCACCCCATAAACTTGACGCCCTGCACAGCTACATCAAAGAACTTTTGTCTGAATCAGACTGGCTTTTTGAAGAAAAAAACCCGGTTTTAATAGGTGTAGGCGGTGTAATCAGGAACCTTGGCAAAATCCACAGGAATCACATAAATTACCCTCTAAACAAAACTCATAACTACCAGATGAGTATAGAGGATTTTCAGTTTATATATAATATGTTAAAAAATACTGATTTAGAATCCAGAAAAAAAATCAGCGGTGTTTCCAAAAACAGAAATGACATAATAGTAGGGGGACTTGCCATTTTAAATGCTATAATATCTGCAATTTCCCCGTCCAAACTTGTGATAAGCGGTTTTGGCCTTAGGGAGGGCATTCTCTATGAACATATTTTTTCAAATTCCAAGCTAATACCTCAAAATGATGCTCTTTCATTAAGCCTTTCCAGCTATATGAACCTTTACGGTATAAGGCATAAACACGCAGAACAGGTTTGCTTTATTTCATTGTCTTTATTTGACCAGCTAAAACCCCTTCACAAATTAGGAGAAGATGAGAGAAAGCTTCTTAAGGTGGCTTCCCTTCTACATGACATTGGTATTTCCATAAGCTACTACGAACATCACAAACATTCATTTTACATTATATTAAATTCCAGGTTAAACGGCATTACCCAGAGGGAAACCGTCCTTATTTCCGCAATAGCCGCTTCCCATACAGACAAGCCCTTTAATGATGACTGGCAGGATAAATATTCATCTATTCTTTTGCCTGGTGATATTGAAATATATGAAAAGCTTTCTGTACTTTTAAAACTTGCAGAGTGTCTTGACAGAAGTGAGACGGGAGTAATACAATCCTTAGAGTGTCAAATACTGGATGCCTCAGTTAAAATTCAAACAATTAAAGACGGGGATGCTGAACTTGAGTTAAGCCTTTCCAATGAATATAATGATTTGTTCAAAAAATGTTTTGGGAAATCCCTGACTATATTATGACCAGATATTAAGTTGTAAGAGATGCTAAGCTATGAAGAATGTTAAACTGTAAGAGACGTTAAGGGAAATTGTTAATAAAAATGGGCTGCTGCACCAATTTCTTAACTGCAACAGCCCTTTTTAATTTTAAAATTTATCTCTTCTTAAATTTTTATCTCTTCTTAAGTGCTTCTGCAACTGAAAAATACGCTGGTTTTGGCTCATATTCTTCGTCGAAGATCAATGCACGTCCCTGACCCGGGAATTCACGTGGTACCCATGAATATTTGTCAGTGAATCCCCACATTACAAATGTATCTACATTAGGATTGTTCACTGCTATAGAAACCACATCTTTATAGTTTGACGCCTGCACTTGTAAATCATAATCGCTTCCGTGTTCATTCATTCTAATATCAACTTCTGTAAATGCAACTTTAAGACCTAAATCTGCATAACGTTTTACGTTTCTGTCAATGTTTTGTATATAACTTGGGTGCATATTGTTAATATAGTGACCCTGGAATCCAACCCCGTCAATTGGTACTCCTTTTTCAACCAGTCTCTTTACAAGGTTATAGCAAGCATCCGCTTTTACACCGCCCATATCTGATATGTTGTAGTCATTGTAGAACAGCAATGCGTCCGGATCTGCT
The genomic region above belongs to Acetivibrio saccincola and contains:
- the folK gene encoding 2-amino-4-hydroxy-6-hydroxymethyldihydropteridine diphosphokinase, coding for MKHNVFLSLGSNVGDREEYLKMAVKEISSLENVELHKISDIYETEPWGYSKQQDFLNMAVSIYTKLDAEVLLKELQNIEKFLNRKSTIKWGPRTIDIDILLFDFLKLNLEHLKIPHPLMFERAFVLVPLKEIYEGDEIFGVNIDEMINKYREKQGVRHYKEFEFLP
- the folB gene encoding dihydroneopterin aldolase, coding for MERVIFLDSIILKSIKLHGYHGVLPIERENGQTFKIDVELFLDLKKAGESDNLEDTVDYSKVYDIVKRINETNKFRLIERFAHVISQEIMSTYKEVQEVIVSIRKPQAPVKGKFKWMGVKIKRSRNEA
- a CDS encoding Ppx/GppA phosphatase family protein, producing MPKKVGIIDLGSNSVRLVVFEVGKNGAFRLIDDINDPIRLMENMVCDKYLNDLAMHRTLKTIKLYKKLCAAHEISANRIIGVATAAMRKAENRDHLLKLLSNSTGINFKILSGREECLYVYKAIANSMDINAGIIVDIGGGSTEIIKFKDKHMKNYVCLPIGSIVATEKFLDKNTISPHKLDALHSYIKELLSESDWLFEEKNPVLIGVGGVIRNLGKIHRNHINYPLNKTHNYQMSIEDFQFIYNMLKNTDLESRKKISGVSKNRNDIIVGGLAILNAIISAISPSKLVISGFGLREGILYEHIFSNSKLIPQNDALSLSLSSYMNLYGIRHKHAEQVCFISLSLFDQLKPLHKLGEDERKLLKVASLLHDIGISISYYEHHKHSFYIILNSRLNGITQRETVLISAIAASHTDKPFNDDWQDKYSSILLPGDIEIYEKLSVLLKLAECLDRSETGVIQSLECQILDASVKIQTIKDGDAELELSLSNEYNDLFKKCFGKSLTIL